In a genomic window of Scyliorhinus torazame isolate Kashiwa2021f chromosome 5, sScyTor2.1, whole genome shotgun sequence:
- the gpr34l gene encoding G protein-coupled receptor 34 like: MADLSSSPSPYVNVSQPVKDSIAISRAINCTISDGFLSMGLPIFYIIICVIGLLGNLLALWVFFFNQRKPTSISIYMKHLAMADLLLLLCLPFRIAYHIGQYKWMVKCYFCKIIGTFFYINMYASIVFLGLISLDRYLKITKPLRRFRIHSVKWSSGISKAVWFVTVLFMLPFFVVSGLKSDETKCFHYKHQSMLAGAMNLAAVMFIFILSFLFLVSYAKIAVKLYNMSKGKKKLQIRRVSTRAIVKTFIVLAIYVVCFMPYHIVRVPYVLSQMEIISSCQWKQFLHIANELVLCLSALNSCLDPVIYFFLSNSFRRTIIYTIKGKFNKTFPKTNGARSSFKSITDI, from the coding sequence ATGGCTGATTTGTCATCTTCGCCATCTCCCTATGTCAACGTTTCGCAGCCAGTAAAGGACTCCATTGCAATATCCAGAGCCATTAACTGCACCATTTCAGATGGTTTCCTCTCGATGGGTTTGCCTATTTTCTATATTATTATTTGTGTGATTGGGCTCCTGGGTAACTTATTGGCCTTATGGGTGTTTTTCTTCAATCAGCGGAAGCCAACATCTATTTCTATTTACATGAAGCACCTAGCTATGGCCGACCTCCTGTTATTACTCTGTCTTCCATTCAGGATTGCCTACCATATCGGACAATACAAGTGGATGGTTAAGTGCTACTTTTGTAAGATCATTGGGACATTTTTCTACATCAACATGTATGCCAGCATTGTATTCCTTGGATTGATCAGCCTGGACCGCTACCTAAAGATCACAAAACCTCTCCGCAGGTTCAGGATCCACAGTGTGAAATGGAGTTCAGGCATATCCAAGGCTGTGTGGTTTGTCACTGTATTATTCATGTTACCCTTTTTTGTGGTGAGCGGCTTAAAGTCAGATGAGACAAAATGCTTCCACTACAAACATCAGAGCATGTTAGCAGGTGCGATGAACCTAGCAGCTGTCATGTTTATTTTTATTCTCTCCTTTCTCTTCCTGGTGTCCTATGCCAAGATTGCAGTCAAACTCTACAACATGTCGAAAGGGAAGAAAAAGCTGCAGATCAGGAGAGTGAGCACCAGAGCCATCGTAAAGACTTTCATTGTCCTCGCCATCTACGTTGTGTGCTTCATGCCTTATCACATTGTTCGAGTCCCATATGTCCTCTCTCAGATGGAGATAATTTCCAGCTGCCAATGGAAGCAGTTTCTGCACATTGCCAATGAACTGGTTCTGTGCCTCTCTGCTCTAAACAGCTGTCTGGACCCGGTCATCTATTTCTTTCTATCCAATTCTTTTCGCAGGACTATTATTTACACCATTAAAGGCAAGTTCAACAAAACGTTCCCCAAAACCAATGGGGCCAGGAGCAGTTTTAAATCCATCACAGACATCTGA